A segment of the Thermodesulfobacteriota bacterium genome:
AGATTTTAATAAAACTAAGGCAGAGATTGAGATAATAAAAAGGGAAAAGGATGAGCTTGAAGATAAAGTCAAAGCAGAGGCACAGCACAAGCTAAATGAACAGCTCGCAATTGAAAAAGAGAAAATTCAAAAGTCAGAGCAGGAGAAAAACGAGCTCAAATTATCCGAAAAAGAACAAATAATAAATCAGCTAAATACAAAGTTGACTGAGGCGCAGCGCAAAGCTGAGCAGGGCTCACAGCAGCTTCAGGGGGAAGTGCAGGAACTCGCAATTGAAGAGTTTTTAAAAAACGCTTTCCCGCTTGACTCTATTGAAGAAATAAAAAAAGGAAAAAGAGGGGCAGATTGTCTTCAGATAGTTAACACAGAATATAGCCAGGAGTGCGGATCTATTTATTATGAGAGTAAGCGCACAAAGAATTTTCAGAATTCCTGGATAGAAAAATTGAAAGCTGATATGAGAGATGAGAGAGCATTGTTCGGCGTATTGGTTACAGAAACAATGCCTAGCGGAATGGACATTA
Coding sequences within it:
- a CDS encoding DUF2130 domain-containing protein, which produces DFNKTKAEIEIIKREKDELEDKVKAEAQHKLNEQLAIEKEKIQKSEQEKNELKLSEKEQIINQLNTKLTEAQRKAEQGSQQLQGEVQELAIEEFLKNAFPLDSIEEIKKGKRGADCLQIVNTEYSQECGSIYYESKRTKNFQNSWIEKLKADMRDERALFGVLVTETMPSGMDIMGQIDDIWVCSLQGFKGLSHVLRETIIRISDATVSQDNKGDKLNLIYDYLTSEEFKNHIKDMADAFIDMQNDLDSERRAMEAIWKKREKQNEKVIKNLNMLYGSIKGIAGNSIGTIKTLELPSPDELDSELEDIEEENGKLF